Proteins encoded by one window of Myripristis murdjan chromosome 1, fMyrMur1.1, whole genome shotgun sequence:
- the knop1 gene encoding lysine-rich nucleolar protein 1 has translation MREKSLLKSRDITIDQAKRLALQQDIDRESQPKQAARRLAGQKSFSVAMPEAKVQNKMEAAEEHEQSMKQNGVKKEKKSKTEQTTAPEREACAVDEEGPGGVKKKKKEKRKGETNVNLEEASNGDGGGEKLEKEKKKKKKNIVTDSVTANGHDAKELEGKSEASKKKKQLAEEQNEEETKQALANKEGGVKKIKKKQKSAEFEIAQVETREKEEEQVTDNVPKKAKKEKAKALTVSAEKTGVQNKEKKKKTSEKKEMDTAEPAAGAEDGPKLKRKKAQKKSAEKLETVVTPDGENRVAEEITVNKKKKKKEAKTERKAAAEEEAETEEIQHNTKRKKNKPGAPMKEETEETEMKSKKTDKSINGVVLAEEGREPESKKKKGKKRKAAVEVSGEEETGPKRKREMKKVSSKGEEEEPLLETEEVKEEVQSRESDTNGQKRKKKKKKKKKKSSSEVQIKVEGERETAEDTETGAKRKKKKRKKKIKLGQEAEAAAPQMDVVFLSEKTGNADEVTINQERRPALQMEIEKASQPQKQAKPSGFGQWSTAQFDSSEQQQKFLRLMGGFKKGGQLAGASAARENMALGKEGQQNLQQALLGEFERAQSRRMDFSNRGAGLGFTAPSNKKFAIDISARRSVRFDD, from the exons AAGCAGCCAGACGTCTG GCAGGCCAGAAGAGTTTTTCTGTGGCGATGCCAGAGGCCAAGGTGCAAAATAAGATGGAGGCTGCAGAGGAGCATGAGCAGAGCATGAAGCAGAACGGtgtaaagaaagagaagaaaagcaagACAGAACAAACTACTGCACCTGAGAGAGAAGCCTGTGCTGTTGATGAGGAAGGTCCAGGAGgagtgaagaagaaaaagaaagaaaagaggaaaggtgagaCAAATGTTAATTTAGAGGAGGCTTCAAATGGCGATGGAGGTGGTGAGAAactggagaaggagaaaaagaagaagaagaaaaatattgtCACTGATTCTGTAACTGCCAATGGCCATGATGCCAAGGAGCTGGAAGGAAAATCAGAAGCCagcaaaaagaagaagcagCTGGCTGAGGagcaaaatgaagaggaaacCAAACAGGCCTTAGCAAACAAAGAAGGgggtgtgaaaaaaataaagaaaaaacagaagtctGCCGAGTTTGAGATTGCACAGGTagagacaagagaaaaagaggaagaacaagTAACGGATAATGTGCCTAAGAAAGCCAAGAAGGAAAAGGCCAAGGCTTTAACTGTAAGTGCAGAAAAGACAGGGgtgcaaaataaagaaaagaaaaagaaaacaagcgaGAAGAAAGAGATGGACACTGCTGAACCTGCAGCGGGAGCAGAGGATGGACCAAAgttaaagagaaagaaagctcAAAAGAAGTCAGCTGAGAAATTAGAGACGGTAGTAACACCAGATGGAGAGAATAGAGTGGCTGAAGAAATAACTgtgaacaagaagaagaagaaaaaagaagccAAGACTGAGCGTAAAGCTGCAGctgaagaagaagcagaaacagaggagatcCAACACAACAccaagaggaagaaaaacaagcctgGAGCTCCAATGAAGGAGGAAACCGAGGAGACAGAAATGAAGTCCAAGAAGACGGACAAATCCATCAACGGTGTTGTTTTAGCCGAAGAGGGGCGAGAGCcagagagcaaaaagaaaaaggggaagaagaggaaagcagCTGTCGAAGtcagtggagaggaagagacgGGACctaagaggaagagggagatgaagaaGGTGAGCtcaaagggggaggaggaggaaccaTTATTGGAGACAGAAGAAGTCAAGGAGGAGGTGCAGAGCAGGGAAAGTGACACAAACGGccagaaaaggaagaagaagaagaagaagaagaagaagaagagctcaTCTGAGGTACAAATAAAGGTGGAGGGTGAAAGAGAAACAGCGGAGGACACAGAAACGGGtgcaaaaaggaagaagaagaagaggaagaagaagatcAAGCTGGGACAAGAAGCTGAAGCG GCGGCCCCTCAGATGGACGTGGTCTTCCTGTCTGAGAAGACAGGAAATGCAGACGAGGTGACCATCAACCAG GAGAGAAGACCGGCTCTGCAAATGGAGATTGAAAAGGCATCTCAGCCTCAAAAACAAGCTAAACCTTCG GGCTTTGGCCAGTGGAGCACTGCCCAGTTTGACAgctctgagcagcagcagaagttcCTGCGGCTGATGGGTGGCTTCAAAAAGGGCGGGCAGCTCGCTGGAGCCAGCGCTGCACGAGAGAATATGGCCCTGGGGAAGGAGGGGCAGCAGAACCTGCAGCAAGCGCTTCTGGGAGAGTTTGAGCGTGCTCAGTCGCGCCGCATGGACTTCAGCAACAGGGGCGCAGGACTTGGGTTCACAGCACCATCCAATAAGAAGTTCGCCATTGACATCAGCGCACGTCGATCAGTCCGTTTTGATGACTGA